The nucleotide window TTTCCCATCCCCGAAGGACTCCCTTCTCGCACCCAGCGCGGCTTCCGACGTGACCGCGCTGATGATCTTGTCCCTGTCCGCACCCACGAGGATGTTCCAGCCGTCCTCCACCGTTTCCGGCCACTCCGTTTCCTCTCTCAGGGTGACGCACGGCTTCTCCAGAAGATACGCCTCTTTCTGAACCCCACCGCTGTCCGTCAGGACCTTCCTGCATCTCACGAGAAGCGCCAAGAAGTCCGTGTAGCTGAGCGGGTCCGTGATGTTCACGTTGTCTCCGACGTGTTCTTCGAGTCCGAACCTCTCAATGGCGGTTGTCGTTCGCGGATGCGCCGGGAAGACGACCTCCGTGTCCAGGCCGGAGACGGCGTCGAGAATCGCGCGGAGGTTACTCTCGTCCTCGGTGTTCTGCGGTCTGTGCAGGGTCATGAGATGGAATCCGCCTTCCCCGAGTTCCATCTCAGGAAGCACTTCTCTGTCCCTCGCCGCGGAAAGGAACCTCTCGAGCATGTCCTTCATCACATCCCCGACGAGATGCACGCCCGTCACTATCCCCTCCCTTTCCAGGTTGTCCACCGCCGTCCGAGTGGGGCAGAACAGCAGCCCCGAGAGGTGATCCGTCAGCACCCGGTTGACCTCCTCTGGCAATGACCTGTTGTAGCACCTGAGGCCTGCCTCGACATGGGCGACCTTGATCCCGATTTTGGCGGCCGCCAGGGAACCCGAGAGCGTGGAATTCGTGTCTCCATGGACCAGCACGAGTTCAGGCCGCTCCTTGACGAGAACGTCCTCGATTCCCTTGAGCATCTTGGCGGTCTGCACCGCATGCGTTCCGGACCCGACACCCAGGTTGTAGTCAGGTTCTGGCAGGTCGAGAGTCTCGAAGAACACCTTGCTGAGCTCGTAGTCGTAATGCTGCCCCGTGTGTATGACGACCTCCTCGGCGAACTCCCTCAATTCGCTCGTCAGAGCGGCCGCCTTGATGAACTGTGGCCTTGCCCCAACGATTGTGGCGATCTTCATCTCGCTTCGACTATGCCTCTCGGTATTTAACTCTTCTTTCCCCGTTTTCCATTGGGAGGGTTCATTCTCAAATCCGATAATGACGTTGGAAAGCTTGATATACACACCGATTTTTCGTGCTGACATAGCATGCAGTTTGAACCAGGACTAGAGTATCTCGCCACGTTCATCGCCTTCTCGGCGTCGCTCGTCGTGGCCATCGTCGCCCTTCCCCCCCTAATCAGGAAGATGAAGGAAGGGAAGATGGTTGGCTCTGACGTCAACAAGCCAGAGAAGCCGCAGGTCGCGGAGCTTGGCGGGATAGCGGCGGTCTTCGCCTTCTCGATATCTCTCTCGCTGATGGTTGGTGCCATAAAGCTCATGGACGACCTGTACGAGCCTCCCTTCCTGGCAGTGATCAGCGTCTTCTTCATCGCATCGATGATCGGGCTAATCGACGATATCTCCAAGATATCTCAGCGGACGAAGGCCGTCACTCTGGTCTTCGCCAGCCTTCCCCTCATGCTCGTTCATTTCGGATCCGAACATATCATATTCCCGTTCGATGTCGTCATCGACATTCCGTACTACGCTTACTGGTTGCTGCTCGTCCCAATCGGAATAACTGGTGGTGGCAACGCTATCAACATGTCAGCGGGCTACAACGGACTCGAGAGCGGCCAAATCGTGGTCATCTCCGCCTTCCTTCTCCTCATCGTCGGGCTGGGGAACCCGACGAGCTATGCCCTTCCCATCTTCGCTTCGCTTCTGGGATGTTCCCTCGCCCTTTACTACTTCAACAGACACCCCGCCAAGGTGTTCGTCGGCGACATCGGGACCCTCGGCATGGGCGCGGCGCTCGCCGCGGGCGTGATTATCGGGGACATCGAGTTCTTCGGCGCCATATGCCTGCTTCCGGCGTTCTACGAGGTCGCGGCGACCCTGTACTACCTCCGTGCGGGGAACAGTAACCGGCGGGAGGCCTGCCAGAATCCGGTGATAGATTCCCAGGGAAGACTATCCCCTCCCAAAGGGTCCGAGAGGTACACGCTCGCGTACCTCTTGCTCAGCGTCAGGCCCATGACTGAAAGGAAGTTGGTTCTGGTCATTCTCGGACTCTATGCCGCCTCGGGCCTCATCGCACTTGTGCTGAGCGTGGTCTGATGAAAGGAGCCGCAAGGTCCCGTGGTGGATTCGGTCGGCTGGGTCGGGCCTTCAGCGTCATCAGGAACTACGGTTTCTCCTCTCATCGGCTCGAAGAGAGCCTGGACTCGTTTCGGGAATTCCTCCAGGACAATGACTGTCCGGCGACCTTCGCCTGCCCGTCCGCCCTCCTGAGGAGGAGTGAAGACCTGGTAGGCTTCCTGAAGGAATTCGACGTGGCGATCCACGGGATGGAGCACATCGACTACAGGAACGTCACGGCCGAAAGAATCGGAAGTGACCTGCGCCAGGCCATCTCGGACTTCGAATCGGTCGGTCTGAATCCCAGCGGGTTCCGAGCACCGTATCTGCGCTGGAACAGGGACATGATCACGGCACTGGCCCGTTCTGGTCTGGCGTACGACTCATCGAGTTCTGTGTTCTGGAACGTCGGAGGACGCGACCTGGCTTCGCAGAAGGAAGTCAGAAAGGTCTTGGATTTCTATTCATCAGAGTACGAGGTCGACGCTCCCAGCCTACCCAGAATCGAGGACGGCGTCGTTCGCCTGCCCGTCTCTCTTCCGGACGATGAGATGTTGATCGAGAGACTGGCGATCGCCCGGCCGGAGGAGCTTCTCGCCTACTGGCTTGAAATGCTCAAGAAGTCGTATGAGAGGTCGGAGCTTCTCGTCCTCCAGGTTCATCCCGAGAGGTTCCCAATCTGCGAGGAGGCCTTGGGCCATCTGCTGGAAGAGGTCCGAAAGAGGAACATCTGGAACGCAACCCTTGGGGAAGTCGCCTCCTGGTGGACCGAAAGGAACGAAGCCGTGTCCGCCGAAGGAGACGTGACAAAGAATGGCGGACTTGTGGACAAGGGCCTGTGGCCTCAAGACCATCAGAGCGCATTCTGTCTGACGGGCGATATCGATGCTATGTCTGTTGGCGACTTCCTCAGGAGACACTTGTCGAGGAAGCACAAACGTTCAAGGCGGGGTACTTGAGTGAAGCTTATCCGCGAGGTTAAGGAGCAGGAATGGCGGGATTTCGTTAGAGAGATCCCTGAAGGGAACATCTTCCAGACCCCGGAGATGGCAAGAGTGTATGAGAAGACTCAGGGGTACGAACCCATCCGCATATTCGCGGTGCAGAACGGCGAGATCCAAGGCGTCCTACTTGCCACTCTACTGTGGACCGGNNNNNNNNNNTGGCAAGCGTCTATGAAAGCACTGTCCGCCACGAACCGGTCTCGGTATTCGCGGTGGAAGAAGGCCGCATTCAGGGTCTGGCGCTCGCGAGCCT belongs to Candidatus Thermoplasmatota archaeon and includes:
- the wecB gene encoding UDP-N-acetylglucosamine 2-epimerase (non-hydrolyzing), encoding MKIATIVGARPQFIKAAALTSELREFAEEVVIHTGQHYDYELSKVFFETLDLPEPDYNLGVGSGTHAVQTAKMLKGIEDVLVKERPELVLVHGDTNSTLSGSLAAAKIGIKVAHVEAGLRCYNRSLPEEVNRVLTDHLSGLLFCPTRTAVDNLEREGIVTGVHLVGDVMKDMLERFLSAARDREVLPEMELGEGGFHLMTLHRPQNTEDESNLRAILDAVSGLDTEVVFPAHPRTTTAIERFGLEEHVGDNVNITDPLSYTDFLALLVRCRKVLTDSGGVQKEAYLLEKPCVTLREETEWPETVEDGWNILVGADRDKIISAVTSEAALGARRESFGDGKAGTRVAEIVRNSLS
- a CDS encoding polysaccharide deacetylase family protein, producing the protein MKGAARSRGGFGRLGRAFSVIRNYGFSSHRLEESLDSFREFLQDNDCPATFACPSALLRRSEDLVGFLKEFDVAIHGMEHIDYRNVTAERIGSDLRQAISDFESVGLNPSGFRAPYLRWNRDMITALARSGLAYDSSSSVFWNVGGRDLASQKEVRKVLDFYSSEYEVDAPSLPRIEDGVVRLPVSLPDDEMLIERLAIARPEELLAYWLEMLKKSYERSELLVLQVHPERFPICEEALGHLLEEVRKRNIWNATLGEVASWWTERNEAVSAEGDVTKNGGLVDKGLWPQDHQSAFCLTGDIDAMSVGDFLRRHLSRKHKRSRRGT
- a CDS encoding aminoacyltransferase; its protein translation is MKLIREVKEQEWRDFVREIPEGNIFQTPEMARVYEKTQGYEPIRIFAVQNGEIQGVLLATLLWTG